Sequence from the Aerococcus tenax genome:
ATGGATCCTTTACAGGAACTTTGGCAAGTGGTGAGCGAATATTTTCGTGAACACTTGACCAAGGGAAGTTTCGATACCTGGATTTTGGGCCTCAAGCCCCTCCGGATGGATCATGATGTCTTATACATCGAAGCTGTTTCCCAACTGCACAAAAAACACATTGAATCCAATTATATGATGCAGTTGCAACAGGTGATTTATGACTATCTGGGCCGGGAAATTCGGATCGAAATTACACTCGACAACCAACAAGCGGGGAGCAATCACTTAGACTTCGGTCAAGCTGTTAGCCCGACTAGTGCCCCAGCTGATAGCCGCCCAGCTAATCGGCATAGCGACTTAAACCCTAAATACACCTTCGAAAACTTTGTGGTAGGTGAAGGGAATAAAATGGCCCATGCCGCTGCCTTAGCGGTGGCAGAAGGGCCGGGACGGGACTACAACCCCCTCTTCTTCTATGGGGGTGTAGGACTAGGGAAGACCCATCTCATGCAAGCCATTGGCCACGAAGTCTTACGGACTCATCCTGATGCGATTGTCAAATACGTCACCAGTGAGACCTTTACCAACGACTTTATTGAAGCGATTCGGACCAATACTATGCCTGACTTCCACCAGGCCTACCGTCATGTAGACATGCTCTTGGTCGATGATATTCAATTTATCGGTAACAAGCAGTCGACCCAGGAAGAATTCTTCCATACCTTTAACGCTCTCTACAATAATAATAAGCATATCGTCCTCAACAGTGACCGCGATGCCAGTCAAATTCCTGAGTTAGAAGACCGGTTGGTTTCCCGCTTTAAACAAGGTTTATCGACGGATATCACCCCACCCGACTTGGAAACGCGGATTGCCATTTTGCGCAACAAAGCCAAGGTCAACGGCATTGATATCCCAGATGAGACCCTCTCCTATATCGCTGGTCAAATTGATACCAATATTCGCGAGCTAGAAGGTGCCCTCACCAGTGTCCAAGCCTATGCGGTCATGAACCAAGAAGAACTCAGTCCTGATGTCGCCGCGCGGGCCTTATCCAATTATCGCGACGCCAACACTAAAAAGGTGCCAAGTATTGCTGAAATTCAAGAAACCGTAGCCGATTACTTTGACCTGACTGTGGCCGATTTAAAAGGGAAGAAACGGAAACGGGACATTGTCGTCCCCCGGCAAATTGCCATGTTCCTCTCTCGGGAAATTACTGATGCCTCTTTGCCTAAGATTGGCCAAGAATTCGGCGGCAAAGACCATACCACAGTCCTCCATGCCCATGAAAAAATCTCAGAAGCCATGAAATCAGCCACTGAGATTAAGGAAAATGTCGAAAGTATTCAAAATTTACTCAAACGTTAGCTTCCAAGCTGACTCTTCTATCCATCAAGGCAGGCAAAGTGAGCTTTTTATGCTAAACTAATAAGAGAATAAGGCCTGTGGATAAATAGCTAA
This genomic interval carries:
- the dnaA gene encoding chromosomal replication initiator protein DnaA; protein product: MDPLQELWQVVSEYFREHLTKGSFDTWILGLKPLRMDHDVLYIEAVSQLHKKHIESNYMMQLQQVIYDYLGREIRIEITLDNQQAGSNHLDFGQAVSPTSAPADSRPANRHSDLNPKYTFENFVVGEGNKMAHAAALAVAEGPGRDYNPLFFYGGVGLGKTHLMQAIGHEVLRTHPDAIVKYVTSETFTNDFIEAIRTNTMPDFHQAYRHVDMLLVDDIQFIGNKQSTQEEFFHTFNALYNNNKHIVLNSDRDASQIPELEDRLVSRFKQGLSTDITPPDLETRIAILRNKAKVNGIDIPDETLSYIAGQIDTNIRELEGALTSVQAYAVMNQEELSPDVAARALSNYRDANTKKVPSIAEIQETVADYFDLTVADLKGKKRKRDIVVPRQIAMFLSREITDASLPKIGQEFGGKDHTTVLHAHEKISEAMKSATEIKENVESIQNLLKR